AGCTGTTTTAAATGGAGTTCCTCCAGCAATATCTGATAGAATTAAAATTCCATCTTTAGCTGAAATTATCTCTTTTTCTATTTGTTCTTCTAACATTTCTGGAGTTAAATCTTGAGTAAAATCTATTGCAATTAATTCTTCTGCAATACCATATATTAATTCTACTGATGAAAGTATACCAGAAGCAATTTTTCCATGTCCTGTAATTAATATTTTAATCATTCATACCCCTTATATTATTCCAATTAAAGTT
This Streptobacillus ratti DNA region includes the following protein-coding sequences:
- the agaF gene encoding PTS galactosamine/N-acetylgalactosamine transporter subunit IIA, whose protein sequence is MIKILITGHGKIASGILSSVELIYGIAEELIAIDFTQDLTPEMLEEQIEKEIISAKDGILILSDIAGGTPFKTASVLTLKHENVKVIGGMNLPMVLEVLSERDYSIPEKLYHFALEIGKEEIKGFELKVKEISSDDFEDGI